Proteins co-encoded in one Candidatus Dormiibacterota bacterium genomic window:
- a CDS encoding M67 family metallopeptidase, with the protein MEVGVVLSPTAAAEVRRLAASAYPDEGCGVLIGTAGTGEVLAVRSVTSGRNLAPRGRDRFELDPLAILRAERAAREEGLEVLGFWHSHPDHPAVPSRLDTERAWAEYLYVIVSSSAEATGEVRGWRLLPGAGGFAEVGMAVDGVAAEAGR; encoded by the coding sequence GTGGAGGTGGGTGTGGTGCTCAGCCCCACGGCGGCGGCTGAGGTTCGGCGGCTGGCCGCTTCCGCGTACCCCGACGAGGGGTGCGGGGTGCTGATCGGGACCGCCGGCACCGGTGAGGTCCTGGCCGTCCGGTCGGTCACCTCGGGACGGAACCTCGCCCCCCGCGGCCGCGACCGCTTCGAGCTCGATCCCCTCGCCATCCTCCGCGCCGAGCGGGCGGCCCGGGAGGAGGGTCTCGAGGTGCTCGGGTTCTGGCACTCGCATCCCGACCATCCGGCGGTGCCGTCGCGCCTCGACACCGAGCGGGCGTGGGCGGAGTACCTCTACGTGATCGTGTCGTCCTCGGCGGAGGCCACCGGGGAGGTGCGCGGCTGGCGGCTGCTGCCCGGCGCCGGCGGGTTCGCCGAGGTGGGCATGGCGGTCGACGGCGTCGCCGCCGAGGCGGGACGCTGA
- a CDS encoding cysteine synthase family protein encodes MVTDRRITDEIGNTPLLRVHLFDEGAPGVEIYAKAEFMNPGGSVKDRPALRMIEEGERSGRLTHDRVILDSTSGNTGIAYAMIGAARGYRVKLVMPTNVSEERKQLVLAFGAEIEYSDAQEGSDGAILLARQLRDADPDRYFMPDQYNNDANWRAHYDGTGLEIWEQTGGRVTHFIAGLGTSGTFMGTSRRLKELNPEIRCISVEPDEPWHGLEGLKHMETSIVPGIYDPALADDNVGVSTEDAYDVARRLATTEGILIGHSSGAALHCAGSVGRSLAATGQGGVIVIVFADGGDRYLSSGLYRQREG; translated from the coding sequence ATGGTCACCGACCGGCGGATCACCGACGAGATCGGCAACACCCCGCTGCTGCGCGTCCACCTCTTCGACGAGGGCGCGCCGGGGGTGGAGATCTACGCCAAGGCCGAGTTCATGAACCCGGGCGGCTCGGTGAAGGACCGGCCGGCGCTGCGGATGATCGAGGAGGGCGAGCGCTCCGGCCGGCTGACCCACGACCGGGTGATCCTCGACAGCACCAGCGGGAACACCGGCATCGCCTACGCGATGATCGGCGCCGCCAGGGGCTACCGGGTGAAGCTGGTGATGCCCACGAACGTGAGCGAGGAGCGCAAGCAGCTGGTGCTCGCGTTCGGCGCGGAGATCGAGTACAGCGATGCGCAGGAGGGCAGCGACGGGGCGATCCTGCTGGCCCGCCAGCTGCGCGACGCCGATCCCGACCGCTACTTCATGCCCGACCAGTACAACAACGACGCCAACTGGCGGGCCCACTACGACGGCACCGGCCTGGAGATCTGGGAGCAGACCGGCGGGCGGGTGACCCACTTCATCGCCGGTCTCGGCACCAGCGGCACCTTCATGGGCACCAGCCGGCGGCTGAAGGAGCTGAACCCCGAGATCCGGTGCATCTCGGTCGAGCCGGACGAGCCCTGGCACGGGCTCGAGGGGCTCAAGCACATGGAGACCTCGATCGTGCCGGGGATCTACGATCCCGCCCTCGCCGACGACAACGTGGGGGTGTCGACCGAGGACGCCTACGACGTCGCCCGCCGGCTGGCCACCACCGAGGGCATCCTGATCGGCCACTCCAGCGGCGCGGCCCTGCACTGCGCGGGTTCGGTGGGCCGCTCGCTCGCCGCCACCGGGCAGGGCGGGGTGATCGTGATCGTCTTCGCCGACGGCGGCGACCGCTACCTGAGCAGCGGGCTGTACCGCCAGCGCGAAGGCTAG